One region of Camelina sativa cultivar DH55 chromosome 6, Cs, whole genome shotgun sequence genomic DNA includes:
- the LOC104790273 gene encoding uncharacterized protein LOC104790273, whose amino-acid sequence MSHHDHYETNPHFARIPTQNPHLKGGGASTSQTSPHQPLIPPIPHHKTPKHKTPHHKTPQPHPVAPPGILIKSRGRHRDNPIQEPTHSIIPLPLNPEDKLPPRKTPNSAKRPLLLSPEDHHHQQQQQQQRPPPPQPPPRGGGYGSTLPPIPKPSPWRTAPTPSPHRRGGPRLPPPSRETSTMTWSAAFCCAIFWVLLILGGLIVLIVYLVYRPRSPYVDISAANLNAAYLDMGFLLNGDLTILANVTNPSKKSSVDFTYATFELYYYNNLIATQYIEPFKVPKKMSIFANIHLVSSQVQLQPTQSRELQRQIETGPVLLNLRGTFHARSYFGPLFRYSYRLHTHCSVSFNSPPSGAMRARRCNTRR is encoded by the coding sequence ATGTCTCATCATGATCACTATGAAACCAACCCTCATTTCGCGCGAATTCCAACTCAGAATCCACATCTCAAAGGCGGTGGTGCTTCTACCTCACAAACATCTCCACATCAACCTCTCATCCCACCCATTCCACACCACAAAACCCCTAAACACAAAACTCCACACCACAAAACCCCGCAACCTCACCCAGTCGCTCCACCCGGAATCCTAATCAAGTCTCGTGGTCGCCACCGTGACAATCCAATCCAAGAACCAACACATTCTATAATACCTTTACCATTAAACCCAGAAGACAAACTCCCACCAAGAAAAACTCCAAACTCTGCAAAAAGACCATTACTATTAAGCCctgaagatcatcatcatcaacaacaacaacaacaacaacgacctccaccaccacaaccacccCCACGTGGAGGCGGGTATGGATCAACATTACCTCCAATACCTAAACCAAGTCCATGGAGAACCGCTCCAACACCATCACCGCATCGCCGCGGTGGTCCACGGTTACCACCTCCTTCAAGAGAGACAAGCACAATGACATGGTCAGCTGCATTTTGCTGTGCAATATTCTGGGTCCTTCTTATTCTCGGCGGTCTAATCGTCCTAATCGTCTACCTCGTGTACCGTCCTCGTTCTCCCTACGTCGATATCTCAGCCGCTAACCTAAACGCTGCTTACCTCGACATGGGGTTCTTGCTAAACGGTGATCTAACCATTTTAGCAAACGTCACAAACCCAAGCAAGAAAAGCAGTGTGGACTTTACCTATGCGACGTTCGAGCTTTACTATTACAACAACCTCATAGCGACTCAATACATTGAACCGTTCAAGGTTCCAAAAAAAATGTCGATCTTTGCAAATATTCATCTTGTGAGTAGTCAGGTTCAGCTTCAGCCAACACAGAGCAGGGAGCTGCAGCGTCAGATTGAAACCGGTCCGGTTTTGTTGAACCTAAGAGGAACGTTTCACGCACGTTCCTACTTTGGACCATTGTTTAGGTACTCTTATCGGTTGCATACTCATTGCAGCGTTTCGTTTAATAGTCCTCCTTCAGGAGCTATGCGAGCTAGAAGATGCAATACCAGACGCTAG
- the LOC104790272 gene encoding uncharacterized protein LOC104790272 isoform X2: MNTIAKRVTGFVTSHSHQLQQERGIRVKVFSGDLDKALTILQKKMQSSGMERLIKATQTHHIKNSEKKVLARKDLERRIKSIDFARKLQSILIKKVRGL, from the exons ATGAACACGATAGCGAAGCGAGTTACGGGATTCGTGACTAGTCATAGCCACCAGCTGCAGCAGGAGCGAGGGATAAGAGTGAAGGTTTTCTCCGGTGATTTGGACAAGGCGCTGACGATATTGCAGAAGAAGATGCAGTCAAGTGGTATGGAGAGGCTAATCAAAGCGACTCAGACTCATCACATTAAGAACTCGGAGAAGAAGGTTCTCGCTAGGAAGGATCTTGAACGCAGAATCAAATCCATTGACTTTGCTCGCAAACTCCAATCAATCCTTATCAAGAAAGTCAG AGGTTTATGA